In Leptospira harrisiae, a genomic segment contains:
- a CDS encoding esterase/lipase family protein: MKKKILIGFLATLLSVPTSGLFAGPLDGQCIALVHGILGFDDTQGLAGGLVKYWGGLDGYLRSQGAKVTTPGSSATNSIPTRASQIQSSVSTWMTANGCSKVHLMGHSQGGLVVRYMVSNLGFAGKTQTVTSINSLHQGAPMADIVLAAIPGWLQPFANSALSLLAKLVYRDGRPQDVIAMGKSLTVSYVKTFNSNSPNASGIKYYSYGSEMAWADLIQHPIMALTHPITWAGGLYYGLGGGNDGVVPLNSQKWGAWKGTPSSYWFATGIDHLQATNLAWSGQNYYDVQGWYLNIAKNAKAGL, translated from the coding sequence ATGAAAAAGAAAATCTTGATTGGGTTTTTAGCGACCCTTCTCTCCGTGCCCACCTCCGGTCTGTTTGCCGGTCCTCTTGACGGTCAGTGCATTGCACTTGTCCATGGAATCCTTGGTTTTGACGACACCCAAGGTTTAGCTGGTGGACTTGTAAAGTATTGGGGAGGCCTAGATGGTTACCTTCGTAGCCAAGGTGCAAAAGTCACAACTCCTGGAAGTTCGGCTACCAACTCCATTCCCACTCGCGCAAGCCAAATCCAATCTTCTGTATCTACTTGGATGACAGCAAATGGTTGTTCTAAGGTGCATTTGATGGGCCATAGCCAAGGTGGACTTGTTGTTCGTTATATGGTTTCCAACTTAGGTTTTGCTGGAAAAACACAAACGGTTACTTCCATCAATTCCCTTCACCAAGGAGCTCCTATGGCTGACATCGTTCTAGCTGCGATTCCTGGTTGGTTGCAACCTTTTGCAAATTCAGCACTCAGCCTACTTGCAAAATTAGTTTATCGCGATGGTCGTCCGCAAGATGTAATTGCAATGGGAAAATCACTAACTGTAAGTTATGTGAAGACTTTTAATTCAAATTCACCAAATGCATCAGGAATCAAATACTACTCTTATGGAAGTGAAATGGCTTGGGCAGACCTCATCCAACACCCAATCATGGCACTCACACACCCAATTACTTGGGCTGGTGGATTGTATTATGGTTTAGGTGGAGGCAATGATGGTGTGGTTCCATTGAATTCTCAAAAATGGGGAGCTTGGAAAGGAACACCTTCTTCTTATTGGTTTGCTACTGGCATTGACCACTTACAAGCTACAAACTTAGCTTGGAGCGGACAAAACTATTATGATGTGCAAGGTTGGTACTTAAACATCGCAAAAAACGCAAAAGCTGGTTTATAA
- a CDS encoding heparin lyase I family protein, which translates to MRNQWQNLLFLGICLGLTTLLIQCQKNAEDQTTGILAGTLLAYQAATTITCTSEQLTKTQQGRIFQTSFESASEFSAFYIVPSPYQSVATHGQSTEQKRTGTYSHKASILSVGPSCFYPQNCNHRGYPTIQLNKLPSGGFKTPVLVEFYAYLDMNLPNSVDWFSFATFSADPSDQWRRVVLVNTDSKNYVYLMHVPNHNQNQHTFQNTNTSFPQRQWTKLTTCLDLSPSGGLAKVWMDGTLISTASVSGGCGVLEQAHFGLYASPTVSSGTIFNDDLRIEEVSVCP; encoded by the coding sequence ATGAGAAACCAATGGCAAAACCTCCTCTTTTTAGGAATTTGTTTGGGGCTAACCACCCTACTTATTCAGTGCCAAAAAAATGCAGAAGACCAAACAACAGGGATTTTAGCGGGAACCTTACTTGCGTACCAAGCAGCCACCACCATCACTTGCACAAGTGAACAATTGACAAAAACCCAACAAGGAAGGATCTTCCAAACTAGCTTTGAGTCGGCTTCCGAATTTTCTGCTTTTTATATTGTTCCCTCACCTTACCAATCGGTTGCCACCCATGGACAAAGTACGGAACAAAAACGTACAGGCACATATTCCCATAAAGCATCTATTTTATCCGTAGGCCCCAGTTGTTTTTATCCACAAAATTGTAACCATAGAGGGTATCCAACCATCCAGCTCAACAAACTTCCGTCAGGTGGATTTAAAACACCAGTTTTGGTTGAGTTTTATGCCTACTTGGATATGAATCTACCGAACAGTGTTGACTGGTTTAGTTTTGCAACTTTTTCTGCAGATCCAAGTGACCAATGGAGGCGAGTGGTTCTTGTGAACACAGATTCAAAAAATTATGTTTATTTAATGCATGTTCCTAATCACAACCAAAACCAACATACTTTCCAAAATACAAATACCAGTTTTCCACAAAGGCAGTGGACAAAACTCACAACCTGTCTTGACCTTTCACCTTCGGGGGGATTGGCCAAAGTGTGGATGGATGGAACTTTAATCTCTACAGCGAGTGTTTCCGGAGGATGTGGCGTATTAGAACAAGCTCATTTTGGACTCTACGCTTCACCGACTGTGAGTTCAGGAACAATTTTTAATGATGATTTGAGAATAGAAGAAGTATCTGTTTGTCCCTAA
- a CDS encoding putative lipoprotein encodes MIKHLSIVSVIAVLLSFNNCSILDSASGSISRLGVSVSDSASALVKSVSNSISSISDSGKEKAMNEYKEDIIASVALQIRYENQKQELENQLSLIAKSHGVVAWRSNSATYIAIGQGLKQANLSPSEMKTVADDVAKQNGTVAKLILNGYNL; translated from the coding sequence ATGATCAAACATTTGAGTATAGTTTCCGTGATTGCGGTCTTACTTTCATTTAACAACTGCTCCATTCTTGATTCGGCTTCAGGAAGTATCAGTCGATTAGGAGTTTCTGTTTCTGATTCTGCTTCTGCACTAGTAAAATCAGTTTCGAATAGTATTTCTTCTATCTCTGATAGCGGAAAAGAAAAAGCAATGAACGAGTACAAAGAAGATATCATTGCAAGCGTTGCTTTACAAATTCGTTACGAAAACCAAAAACAAGAATTAGAAAACCAACTTTCTTTGATTGCGAAATCTCATGGTGTTGTTGCTTGGAGATCAAACAGTGCAACTTATATTGCCATTGGACAGGGATTAAAACAAGCAAACCTTTCTCCTTCTGAAATGAAAACGGTTGCCGATGATGTAGCAAAACAAAATGGGACAGTCGCAAAACTGATCTTAAACGGGTACAATCTATAA
- a CDS encoding lipase secretion chaperone, giving the protein MDFKKIIIIVVVFLFFFLGLLYFLKQNSVTNQSKQTLSPEEQMAMDRISPLGTGEGFWDEAISPFREDRTKPYLELLEDLRTGRVNFVWEVWALRRKCKSEYTPDQCNATILAYLDSEYESPDKEKIKDLFLSYFRYEEEYRKWEQPTDLPFVELYEKIKAKRRDVLGEKADLVFGMEESQVSFLEGTQNFIKQSNNLPADQRVKQFEDLKKKTYGSYYDALVSREDKFDHYQLEMTLRDKEFNAITDPKEKEKYLNKIETKYFGKERAASLSEERAKETKFHESIAKYESKEKEFLKENSGLSSQEKEKKLKELRIQVLGSEEEADAYIRRKNIEEAGK; this is encoded by the coding sequence ATGGATTTTAAAAAAATTATTATTATCGTTGTAGTATTTCTTTTTTTCTTCTTGGGTTTACTTTACTTTTTAAAACAAAACTCCGTTACAAACCAATCTAAACAAACGCTCAGTCCAGAAGAACAAATGGCTATGGATCGTATTTCCCCGCTTGGAACCGGAGAAGGTTTTTGGGATGAAGCTATCTCTCCATTTAGGGAAGATCGAACCAAACCTTATCTAGAGTTATTAGAAGATTTGAGAACAGGTAGAGTCAATTTTGTTTGGGAAGTATGGGCCTTGCGGCGCAAATGCAAATCGGAATATACACCTGATCAGTGTAATGCGACAATTCTTGCTTATCTTGATTCGGAATACGAATCTCCTGATAAAGAAAAAATTAAAGATTTATTCCTATCATACTTTCGTTATGAAGAAGAATATCGAAAGTGGGAACAACCAACCGACTTACCATTTGTTGAATTGTATGAAAAAATTAAAGCCAAACGAAGGGATGTCCTTGGGGAAAAGGCAGATTTAGTTTTTGGAATGGAAGAATCGCAGGTTTCTTTTTTAGAAGGAACACAGAATTTTATCAAACAATCAAACAATTTACCTGCAGACCAACGAGTGAAACAATTTGAAGACCTAAAGAAAAAAACATATGGATCTTATTATGATGCATTGGTCTCAAGAGAAGATAAATTCGATCATTACCAGTTGGAAATGACTCTTCGTGATAAAGAGTTCAATGCGATCACTGATCCAAAAGAAAAAGAAAAATACCTAAATAAGATAGAAACCAAATATTTTGGAAAAGAAAGAGCTGCTAGTTTATCTGAAGAAAGGGCAAAGGAGACAAAATTTCATGAATCAATTGCCAAGTATGAATCTAAAGAAAAGGAATTTTTAAAAGAAAATTCTGGTCTTTCTTCTCAAGAAAAAGAGAAGAAACTGAAAGAACTAAGGATTCAAGTTTTGGGTTCGGAAGAAGAAGCAGATGCCTATATCAGGCGTAAAAATATAGAAGAAGCGGGAAAGTGA
- a CDS encoding glycoside hydrolase family 36 protein produces MKIQYRVHNSVTISNFLPVKAGVYQSECKKFELLLPSTSDTKTGTVLSPKLIWRESTRPEVGFSVDHLELELSILPDGGGYSLFQHGYQSWSISRKVEPTSVDKPPFLSFLQYSQENIYSKHESKVGKFISEYLTLVFNKETGNGVLYAPIEQGEFGTKFEVVFGESGNITSVKVIYDIHCLPDLRPNAKLSIAKIKVLPFKGNPEGKLAKYFEELGNKEGPGNFPKKVPTGWCSWYYYYTKIDQKTILDNLTKVRELNLPFEFFQIDDGYQKEIGDWLVPNDKFPGGMRILADEIKRVGLKPGIWLAPFLVRKKSEFFRKYPEAILKDQNGKPVPAIYQPLWGRGYTYALDITHPTALAYLEKVFSTLVKEWGYPYLKLDFLYAGLLPGDVYNKSLSPQARYRNALELIRKVVGKNTFLLGCGAPMLPSVGIFDGMRISCDVAPFWYPEKLRVFLKDRDALCTRTALINDITRSSMHRHLWLNDPDCLLVRKKRNKMNEAQTKLMASVMAVSGGMLLVSDDLTKLETDRLDLLKKAFQLNRECQGYTPIPIGIFEEEFPSAMYNPAGYLGIWNPSEEERTIRVLIPQGLKTKEPFLDFWTGTMVNLRMIGGHFEITLPAFGSVVVAV; encoded by the coding sequence ATGAAAATTCAATACAGAGTTCATAATTCCGTCACCATTTCTAACTTCCTACCAGTTAAGGCAGGAGTTTACCAATCCGAATGTAAAAAATTCGAACTATTACTTCCTTCGACTTCGGACACCAAAACTGGTACTGTCCTCAGTCCCAAACTCATTTGGCGTGAATCCACAAGGCCCGAAGTGGGATTTTCAGTAGACCATTTGGAATTGGAATTATCCATTCTTCCGGATGGGGGCGGTTATTCTTTATTCCAACATGGATACCAATCCTGGTCCATTTCAAGAAAGGTAGAACCTACTTCTGTAGACAAACCTCCTTTTTTATCTTTTTTGCAATACTCCCAAGAGAATATTTATTCAAAACATGAATCAAAAGTAGGAAAGTTTATTTCTGAATACCTAACTCTTGTTTTTAATAAGGAAACTGGAAATGGTGTTTTGTATGCTCCCATCGAACAGGGAGAATTCGGAACAAAATTCGAAGTGGTCTTTGGAGAATCAGGAAACATAACATCCGTTAAAGTCATTTACGATATTCATTGTTTGCCTGACCTTCGCCCTAATGCCAAACTCAGTATTGCAAAAATCAAAGTCCTTCCTTTTAAAGGAAATCCAGAAGGAAAACTAGCAAAATACTTCGAAGAGTTAGGAAACAAAGAAGGTCCAGGTAATTTCCCGAAAAAAGTTCCCACTGGTTGGTGTTCTTGGTATTATTATTATACAAAAATTGACCAAAAAACCATATTAGACAATTTAACAAAAGTTAGAGAATTAAACTTACCTTTTGAATTCTTTCAGATAGACGACGGATACCAAAAAGAAATCGGAGATTGGCTTGTACCCAATGATAAGTTTCCAGGAGGAATGAGAATTCTGGCTGACGAAATCAAACGTGTCGGTTTAAAACCTGGGATCTGGCTTGCCCCTTTCCTTGTACGTAAAAAATCAGAATTCTTTCGTAAATATCCAGAGGCCATCCTCAAAGACCAAAATGGAAAACCTGTTCCTGCTATTTACCAACCACTTTGGGGAAGAGGTTATACTTATGCCCTGGATATCACACACCCAACAGCTCTCGCTTATCTAGAAAAAGTTTTTTCTACACTTGTTAAAGAATGGGGTTACCCATATTTAAAATTAGATTTTCTTTACGCAGGTCTATTGCCAGGCGATGTATATAACAAAAGTTTATCGCCACAAGCAAGATATAGAAATGCATTAGAACTCATTCGTAAAGTAGTAGGAAAAAATACTTTTTTACTTGGCTGTGGCGCTCCCATGTTACCGTCCGTTGGAATTTTTGATGGGATGCGAATCTCTTGTGATGTTGCTCCTTTTTGGTATCCAGAGAAATTACGTGTTTTCTTAAAAGACAGAGATGCACTCTGCACGAGGACGGCTCTCATCAACGATATCACTCGTTCTTCGATGCACCGACATCTATGGCTGAATGATCCTGATTGTTTACTCGTTCGTAAAAAAAGAAACAAAATGAATGAAGCACAAACCAAATTAATGGCATCCGTCATGGCAGTGTCAGGCGGGATGTTGCTTGTTTCGGATGATTTGACAAAACTGGAAACAGATCGTTTGGATCTGTTAAAAAAAGCGTTTCAACTCAATAGAGAATGCCAGGGTTATACGCCAATCCCAATTGGGATCTTTGAAGAAGAATTCCCAAGTGCCATGTACAATCCAGCCGGTTACCTTGGAATTTGGAATCCGTCTGAAGAAGAACGTACGATTCGAGTGTTGATTCCTCAAGGGTTAAAAACTAAAGAGCCATTTTTGGACTTCTGGACAGGGACAATGGTAAATCTAAGGATGATTGGTGGTCACTTTGAAATCACTTTACCTGCATTTGGATCTGTGGTAGTTGCCGTTTGA
- a CDS encoding SpoIIE family protein phosphatase produces MSEYSFKPEILIIDDDTEICETLELIINGLGYFVRYFTNPLQGLEYFEGERNSIVFLDVNMPHISGLDLLPKIKTIDSKTQVLMMTGEHDIQTVVSSLYHRASDFILKPFHTKSIEAAISRAFEYYNFLKDKESMDESIKRDLRLAAKIQSKTMNLPQLGHKIYADIKPVSFVSGDFFQVLPLDEDRTLILMGDIEGHGVTSGLIAILMTTIHKELARTTTVAPSELLSRLNGELCNEIGTHSMTAISIVVDHPKKKITYARGGHPFPIVFQKESRAPLILQDQSGQILGILKEMEFAENEIQVETGDVLFLYSDGLLASSTHPLVQTLIQLPGGTNRIDGMKTEITNYIQYLETSSKAADDISYLLLEI; encoded by the coding sequence ATGTCCGAGTATTCTTTTAAACCTGAGATCCTAATCATTGACGATGACACAGAAATTTGTGAAACCTTAGAACTCATTATCAATGGATTGGGTTATTTCGTTAGGTATTTTACAAATCCACTACAAGGTTTGGAATACTTCGAAGGGGAACGAAACTCTATCGTTTTTCTAGATGTCAATATGCCACATATTTCAGGTTTAGACCTGTTGCCAAAAATCAAAACCATTGATTCAAAAACCCAAGTTCTTATGATGACTGGGGAACATGATATCCAAACAGTAGTTTCCTCACTTTACCATAGAGCTTCCGATTTTATTTTAAAACCCTTTCATACTAAATCGATCGAAGCTGCCATTTCAAGAGCGTTTGAATATTATAATTTTCTAAAAGATAAAGAGTCGATGGATGAGTCCATCAAAAGGGATCTTCGATTGGCAGCCAAAATCCAATCAAAAACCATGAATTTACCCCAACTCGGACATAAAATATACGCTGATATCAAACCTGTGAGTTTTGTTTCAGGCGATTTTTTCCAAGTTTTGCCATTGGACGAGGATCGTACTTTGATTTTGATGGGTGATATTGAAGGTCATGGTGTGACATCTGGTCTCATTGCCATTCTGATGACAACGATACATAAAGAATTGGCGAGAACAACAACGGTTGCTCCTTCCGAATTATTATCTCGTTTGAACGGTGAACTTTGTAATGAAATTGGAACACATAGTATGACAGCGATTAGTATTGTTGTGGATCATCCAAAGAAAAAAATAACCTACGCAAGAGGTGGACACCCTTTCCCAATAGTATTCCAAAAAGAATCACGGGCCCCATTGATTTTGCAAGACCAATCAGGACAAATATTAGGAATTCTGAAAGAAATGGAATTTGCTGAAAATGAAATCCAAGTAGAAACTGGTGATGTACTTTTTCTTTATTCTGACGGTTTACTTGCATCTAGTACACATCCTTTAGTTCAAACTTTAATCCAACTTCCAGGTGGAACCAATCGAATTGATGGTATGAAAACTGAAATCACCAACTATATACAATATCTAGAAACTTCATCTAAAGCTGCGGATGACATATCTTATTTGCTTCTAGAGATTTAA
- the radA gene encoding DNA repair protein RadA: protein MAKKQLPQYQCKSCGDSFSRWAGKCPSCGEWNQIEEVGNTSSGRFDSPISLKPKDRKYTDPKSIGSVVSDAHFRTSTGFSELDLVLGGGIVPGSLVLVGGEPGVGKSTLVLEIAKNIANEGTVLYISGEESASQIGLRAKRMGVTSENILLSSEVYAENISQMVTDLKPKVVFVDSIQTILKESLVNQAGTITQLRESSQIFLETAKRTSVPIFLIGHITKEGQIAGPKVLEHLVDTVLYFEGDRFNYYRILRAVKNRFGAVGDTAIFEMVSGGLKQVLDRHRLFISPESEERSGSVLSSVMEGSRAISVEVQALVTKSSYGQARRMAEGLDNRRVILLSAVLEKYLGFPLSESDIFSNLAGGLSIDEPSLDLAIAASIASSFKDKPVSREIGFLGEVGLSGEVRSVGQISLRLKELAGIGISKVFIPQGNFKEVEGLFSSIELTPVKHLQELGF from the coding sequence ATGGCAAAAAAACAACTCCCCCAATACCAATGTAAATCCTGTGGGGATAGTTTCAGCAGGTGGGCAGGGAAATGCCCTTCTTGCGGGGAATGGAACCAAATTGAAGAAGTAGGAAATACTTCTTCGGGAAGATTTGATTCTCCTATTTCACTAAAACCAAAAGATAGAAAATATACAGATCCTAAATCCATAGGTTCTGTGGTGAGTGATGCTCACTTTCGCACCTCTACTGGTTTTAGCGAATTGGATTTGGTTCTTGGTGGTGGAATTGTTCCCGGTAGTTTGGTGTTAGTTGGTGGAGAGCCTGGAGTGGGTAAGTCCACTTTGGTTTTAGAAATCGCCAAAAACATTGCAAACGAAGGTACTGTTTTATACATTTCTGGTGAAGAGTCTGCTTCACAAATAGGACTTCGAGCAAAACGTATGGGAGTCACATCAGAGAACATTTTATTATCTTCTGAAGTGTATGCGGAAAATATTTCACAAATGGTCACCGACTTAAAACCCAAAGTGGTTTTTGTTGACTCTATCCAAACCATTCTGAAAGAAAGTTTGGTCAACCAAGCAGGAACCATTACGCAACTAAGAGAATCTTCGCAAATTTTTTTAGAGACCGCCAAACGTACGTCAGTACCCATTTTTCTTATTGGTCATATCACAAAAGAAGGGCAAATCGCGGGTCCAAAAGTTTTGGAACATTTGGTAGATACGGTTTTGTATTTTGAAGGAGACAGGTTTAATTATTACCGCATCCTTCGTGCTGTTAAAAATAGATTTGGTGCCGTAGGTGACACTGCTATTTTTGAAATGGTATCAGGTGGTTTAAAACAAGTACTCGACCGTCATCGTTTGTTTATCTCTCCTGAATCAGAAGAAAGATCTGGTAGTGTTTTGTCTTCCGTGATGGAAGGATCTCGCGCTATTAGTGTAGAAGTGCAGGCTCTTGTCACTAAGTCATCTTATGGGCAAGCGCGTCGTATGGCAGAAGGTTTAGACAATCGTCGTGTAATTTTACTTTCGGCTGTTCTTGAAAAGTATTTAGGATTTCCTTTATCTGAATCAGATATCTTCAGTAATCTTGCTGGAGGGCTTAGCATTGATGAACCAAGTCTCGACTTAGCCATTGCTGCATCCATTGCTTCTTCTTTTAAAGACAAACCAGTTTCTAGAGAAATAGGATTTCTTGGAGAAGTGGGTCTTTCTGGAGAAGTGAGGAGTGTGGGCCAAATCAGTTTGCGACTGAAAGAATTGGCAGGAATTGGAATTTCCAAAGTGTTCATCCCACAAGGAAATTTTAAAGAAGTAGAAGGGTTATTTTCTTCTATAGAACTCACACCGGTCAAACATCTACAAGAGTTAGGTTTCTGA
- a CDS encoding glycosyltransferase family 39 protein, which translates to MKTAFLFFPYLFLLACQFLPTKPWFLPANSNVYKIIAIFFIFLQSLVLYGKTKDLRLFKMFESIRFSNWVFASMFFFCLVLFPIRNMDWGDGLLLLETNLLETKLFGFQFTLDEILETVIHSKVSNFLSYLGFSDDPRISYTFLSQLAGIVMIFGFLWTAKENKKTNSYSIFVLLSSGGILLNFGYTENYTLTTASHLILYIFVTKFSKNPKDNDVLLYGATALVAVSMLFHLVSGYLVLLLIYLWYFHSPKEKKINHLLVCSLIGFSILLPWFSYFLFLHDPSIDRNSTHLIHPPFYPKNRLVSLNHIKEILSVLYWNVSIASLFLLYQIIFYKLEWKNFIKKPESKATVVVIFAFFLHGFFHNPQLGFPADWDLMGFYWLPITFLAHQFWIQSKEIHLEWVPIFLFGTAIVIISAITLNQTDPKKELLWDVTKTTIQSYVVENKTYINNLSKDDKKFFAKGDFLFYKGQIITSQLCEFPEKSEIILEMSVHRINWKKGFENGSFQSKEVLSQFLVDATKTNIKYIKSLEANKICHPQL; encoded by the coding sequence ATGAAAACAGCATTTTTATTTTTCCCTTATCTATTCCTTTTGGCCTGCCAATTCCTACCTACAAAACCTTGGTTTTTGCCTGCGAACTCAAATGTTTATAAGATCATTGCGATTTTTTTTATTTTTCTACAATCATTGGTTCTTTATGGGAAAACAAAAGATTTACGTTTGTTTAAAATGTTTGAATCAATTCGGTTTTCAAATTGGGTTTTTGCGTCCATGTTCTTTTTTTGTTTGGTTTTATTTCCAATTCGTAATATGGATTGGGGTGATGGACTTCTCCTCCTAGAAACAAATCTTTTGGAAACCAAACTTTTTGGATTTCAATTCACTTTGGATGAAATTTTGGAAACTGTGATTCATAGTAAAGTTTCCAACTTCTTATCTTATTTGGGTTTTTCTGATGATCCAAGAATTTCTTATACTTTTTTATCACAACTCGCAGGGATTGTAATGATTTTTGGTTTTTTATGGACAGCCAAAGAAAACAAAAAAACAAATTCTTATTCCATTTTCGTTTTACTTTCGTCAGGTGGTATTTTACTTAACTTTGGATATACTGAAAACTATACGCTTACAACTGCCTCCCACTTAATTCTCTATATTTTTGTAACAAAATTTTCTAAAAATCCAAAAGACAACGATGTTTTGTTATACGGAGCAACCGCTTTAGTTGCAGTCTCTATGTTATTCCATTTGGTTTCAGGATATTTGGTTCTTCTTTTGATTTATTTATGGTATTTTCATTCCCCTAAAGAAAAAAAGATCAACCATTTGTTAGTTTGTAGTTTAATCGGATTTAGTATTCTACTACCTTGGTTTTCCTATTTTTTATTTTTACATGATCCATCCATCGACAGAAATAGTACTCATTTAATCCATCCACCATTCTATCCAAAAAATCGATTGGTTTCATTAAATCATATAAAAGAAATTCTTTCTGTTTTATATTGGAACGTTTCTATTGCTTCCTTATTTTTGCTCTATCAAATTATTTTTTACAAACTTGAGTGGAAAAATTTCATAAAAAAACCTGAATCCAAAGCCACTGTTGTTGTGATTTTTGCTTTTTTCCTTCATGGATTTTTCCATAACCCTCAACTTGGTTTTCCTGCAGACTGGGACTTGATGGGTTTTTATTGGTTGCCGATCACATTTCTCGCACATCAATTTTGGATCCAATCAAAAGAAATTCATTTGGAATGGGTTCCAATTTTTTTATTTGGAACAGCGATCGTAATTATTTCCGCAATCACTCTAAACCAAACGGATCCCAAAAAAGAACTTCTTTGGGATGTAACAAAAACAACAATTCAAAGTTATGTGGTCGAGAATAAAACCTACATAAACAACCTTTCTAAAGATGATAAAAAGTTTTTTGCCAAAGGTGATTTTTTATTTTATAAAGGACAAATCATCACAAGCCAACTTTGCGAATTTCCAGAGAAATCAGAAATCATTCTAGAGATGAGTGTACATAGAATCAACTGGAAAAAAGGATTTGAAAATGGAAGTTTTCAATCCAAAGAGGTGCTTAGTCAATTTTTGGTAGATGCAACCAAAACCAATATAAAATATATTAAATCTCTAGAAGCAAATAAGATATGTCATCCGCAGCTTTAG
- a CDS encoding ribonuclease D has protein sequence MTQKRSTIKPVVLQGDLNEDFFEAFKKDDRLAVDCEMMGLNPRRDRLCVVQISDSKNKVALVQILPGQKEASNIQKLFESKDITKIFHFARMDMTFLRARLGIKVQNVFCTKIGSKLARTYTDKHGLKELIREFFEENIDKKNQSSDWGKKILTKDQVDYASTDVRFLIALESILTEMMIRENRFALAERCFGFLETQVELDLLEVPNLFEH, from the coding sequence ATGACCCAAAAACGTTCAACTATAAAACCAGTCGTCCTCCAGGGTGACCTGAACGAAGATTTCTTTGAAGCTTTTAAAAAGGATGACCGGTTGGCCGTGGACTGTGAAATGATGGGACTCAATCCCAGAAGGGACAGGCTCTGCGTCGTACAAATTTCCGATTCTAAAAATAAAGTCGCACTCGTTCAAATCCTTCCTGGCCAAAAAGAGGCCTCAAACATTCAAAAATTGTTTGAATCCAAAGATATCACAAAAATTTTTCATTTCGCCAGAATGGACATGACCTTCTTACGTGCAAGGCTTGGCATCAAAGTACAAAATGTATTTTGTACGAAAATTGGAAGTAAACTTGCACGTACCTATACCGACAAACATGGGTTAAAAGAACTCATTCGTGAATTTTTTGAAGAAAACATAGATAAAAAAAATCAAAGTTCTGATTGGGGAAAGAAGATCCTCACGAAAGACCAAGTAGATTATGCTTCAACGGATGTTCGGTTTTTAATTGCTCTTGAATCCATCCTAACAGAGATGATGATCCGCGAAAACCGATTTGCTCTTGCAGAACGTTGTTTTGGATTTTTAGAAACCCAAGTGGAACTTGATCTTTTAGAAGTACCAAATCTTTTCGAACACTGA